From a region of the Panicum virgatum strain AP13 chromosome 2K, P.virgatum_v5, whole genome shotgun sequence genome:
- the LOC120693990 gene encoding protein TsetseEP-like gives MAASSTTTMSFVFVLALLLSCGGVSNAARRMQELPKPDVAPLPKPEEPLPVPSQPLPKPEPLPVPEPLPVPPQPLPKPEPMPVPPQPKPEPLPVPPQSLPKPEPLPVPPPPLPKPEPLPVPPQPLPKPEPLPVPPQPLPKPEPLPVPPQPKPEPLPVPPQPLPKPEPLPVPPQPKPEPLPVPPQPLPQPGLPVPPKP, from the coding sequence ATGGCTGCTTCTTCCACGACCACCATGTCCTTTGTCTTCGTCCTGGCGTTGCTGCTCTCGTGCGGTGGCGTCAGCAACGCGGCGCGGCGGATGCAGGAGCTCCCGAAGCCCGACGTGGCGCCGCTGCCCAAGCCTGAGGAACCGCTGCCGGTGCCCTCGCAACCCCTGCCCAAGCCAGAGCCGCTGCCTGTGCCTGAGCCACTGCCGGTGCCACCCCAGCCACTACCCAAGCCAGAGCCGATGCCGGTGCCACCACAGCCAAAGCCCGAGCCGCTGCCGGTGCCCCCGCAGTCCCTGCCCAAGCCTGAGCCACTTCCCGTGCCACCACCGCCCCTTCCCAAGCCGGAGCCGCTGCCGGTGCCACCGCAGCCCCTTCCCAAGCCGGAGCCGCTGCCGGTGCCACCGCAGCCCCTTCCCAAGCCGGAGCCGCTGCCGGTGCCACCACAGCCCAAGCCGGAGCCGCTGCCAGTGCCACCACAGCCCCTGCCAAAGCCTGAGCCCCTGCCCGTGCCACCACAGCCGAAGCCTGAGCCGCTGCCGGTGCCACCGCAGCCCCTGCCCCAACCCGGGCTGCCGGTGCCGCCGAAGCCATGA
- the LOC120694000 gene encoding protein PELPK1-like, translating to MASRASASTALVLLALLLSCAAMSGAARRLEEEEEAPKEEEEFPPHLPVPELPIPKHELPPFPEVHLPPFPEVDLPPKPELPEVELPPKPEIPAVPEFHFPEPEAKP from the coding sequence ATGGCATCGAGAGCCAGCGCCTCTACTGCCCTCGTACTCCTCGCGCTGCTGCTCTCGTGCGCCGCCatgagcggcgcggcgcggaggctggaggaggaggaggaggcgcccaaggaggaagaggagttcCCGCCGCACCTGCCCGTGCCGGAGCTGCCGATTCCGAAGCACGAGCTGCCTCCGTTCCCGGAGGTGCACCTGCCGCCGTTCCCCGAGGTCGACCTGCCGCCGAAGCCCGAGCTGCCGGAGGTGGAGCTGCCGCCGAAGCCCGAGATCCCCGCCGTTCCCGAGTTCCACTTCCCAGAGCCTGAGGCTAAGCCATGA